The Prevotella sp. oral taxon 299 str. F0039 genome has a segment encoding these proteins:
- the atpA gene encoding F0F1 ATP synthase subunit alpha, translated as MSDKIKPSEVSEVLLQQLKDFEDSAKFDEVGTVLTVGDGVARVYGLRNAEASELLEFENGTMGIVMNLEEDNVGCILLGSTEGIKEGQTVKRTHHIASIRVNDNMLGRVINPLGEAIDGKGDIDLTESFEMPLDRKAPGVIYRQPVKEPLQTGIKSVDSMIPIGRGQRELIIGDRQTGKTAIAVDTILNQKSFYEQGKPVYCIYVAIGQKASTVATLVQNLKERGAMPYTIVVAATAADSAAMQYYAPFAGAAIGEYFRDRGHSALVVYDDLSKQAVAYREVSLILRRPSGREAYPGDVFYLHSRLLERAARINDQQEVAEQMNDLPECMKGHVKGGGSLTALPVIETQAGDVSAYIPTNVISITDGQIYLESDLFNQGFRPAINVGISVSRVGGSAQIKSMKKVAGTLKIDMAQYRELEAFSKFSSDMDAVTAMTLDRGRKNNQLLIQPQYSPMPVGEQIAILYCGVKGLMKDIPVEQIRESQDLFLETMRNNHQAMLASLGAGELTDETTKVIEEVMSNISQQYKN; from the coding sequence ATGTCAGATAAAATAAAGCCAAGTGAAGTTTCTGAAGTTCTTCTTCAGCAATTGAAAGACTTTGAAGACTCTGCAAAGTTTGATGAAGTGGGTACAGTGCTCACTGTTGGAGACGGAGTTGCACGTGTTTATGGCTTAAGAAATGCCGAAGCGAGCGAACTTCTAGAATTCGAAAACGGAACGATGGGTATTGTGATGAACCTTGAAGAGGACAACGTAGGATGTATTCTTTTAGGTTCTACCGAGGGTATCAAAGAAGGACAGACGGTAAAACGTACTCATCACATTGCATCTATTCGAGTAAACGACAATATGCTTGGAAGAGTTATAAATCCACTTGGAGAAGCTATTGACGGAAAGGGAGATATCGATTTAACCGAATCTTTCGAAATGCCACTCGATAGAAAGGCACCAGGAGTTATCTATCGTCAGCCTGTTAAAGAACCTCTTCAAACTGGAATCAAGTCTGTCGACTCAATGATCCCAATCGGTAGAGGACAACGTGAGCTAATTATTGGCGACCGTCAGACGGGTAAAACAGCCATAGCTGTCGACACTATTCTCAATCAAAAGAGTTTCTACGAACAAGGAAAGCCCGTTTATTGTATCTATGTAGCAATTGGACAAAAGGCTTCCACTGTTGCAACTCTTGTGCAAAACCTTAAAGAGCGTGGTGCAATGCCCTACACAATAGTTGTGGCAGCTACTGCTGCAGATTCTGCTGCGATGCAATATTATGCTCCATTTGCTGGTGCTGCAATTGGCGAATACTTTAGAGATAGAGGCCATTCTGCACTTGTTGTGTACGATGATTTATCTAAACAAGCTGTTGCTTATCGTGAGGTGAGTTTGATTCTTCGTCGTCCTTCAGGTCGTGAAGCTTATCCTGGAGACGTATTCTACCTACATTCTCGTTTGCTAGAGCGTGCTGCACGTATCAACGACCAACAAGAAGTAGCAGAGCAAATGAACGACCTTCCTGAGTGTATGAAGGGACATGTTAAAGGAGGTGGATCGCTAACCGCTCTTCCTGTTATTGAAACACAAGCAGGAGACGTTTCAGCTTACATTCCAACTAACGTGATTTCAATTACCGATGGACAGATATATCTTGAGAGCGACTTGTTTAATCAGGGTTTCCGACCAGCTATTAACGTAGGTATTTCGGTATCTCGTGTAGGTGGATCAGCGCAAATCAAGAGTATGAAGAAAGTGGCAGGAACACTTAAAATCGATATGGCTCAATATCGTGAGTTAGAGGCTTTCTCTAAATTCTCTAGTGATATGGATGCCGTAACCGCAATGACTCTAGACAGAGGACGTAAGAATAATCAGCTACTTATACAACCTCAATACAGCCCAATGCCTGTAGGCGAGCAGATTGCCATATTATATTGTGGTGTAAAAGGATTGATGAAAGATATTCCTGTTGAGCAAATCAGAGAGAGTCAAGATCTCTTCCTCGAAACGATGCGTAACAATCATCAAGCAATGTTAGCATCTCTTGGTGCAGGAGAGTTGACAGATGAAACTACAAAAGTTATCGAAGAGGTAATGTCGAACATCTCTCAACAATATAAAAACTAA
- the atpB gene encoding F0F1 ATP synthase subunit A, whose product MNKYITHLKLLCLSLFLLLSISPMSASSHSKDGKLDIQEILFGHINDSYEWHITDIGGHPVVLPLPIIVKSSTGFHVFLSNHFSEEHDSKGNRQGPYGLYISGSESNKDKICEQVDGKEVRPLDISLTKSAVVLFINAIVMLLCILIPAQWCKKHKPSAPAPKGFVGLMHMFIMSVYDDVIKATLGEKADKYAPYLLTCFFFIFISNLMGIIPFPPGGGNVTGNITITFFLALCTFIVTNVTGTKEYWKEIFWPDVPTWLKVPVPLMPFIEFFSILTKPLALMIRLFANMLAGHAIALSLTCTIFIMFAINSAAGSLMTVASVAMSVFMMLLELLVCYIQALVFTMLSAVFISLSNIQHAEHEESK is encoded by the coding sequence ATGAATAAATATATAACACATCTAAAACTCTTGTGTCTAAGTTTATTTTTGCTGTTGAGCATTAGCCCAATGTCGGCTAGTTCTCATTCAAAAGACGGCAAGCTAGATATACAAGAGATCTTATTTGGACATATTAACGATTCATATGAATGGCATATAACCGATATTGGTGGTCATCCAGTGGTGTTACCTCTTCCTATTATCGTGAAGAGTTCAACAGGTTTTCATGTATTTCTTAGCAATCATTTTTCTGAGGAACATGATTCTAAGGGCAATCGACAAGGCCCTTACGGATTATATATCTCAGGAAGCGAATCAAATAAAGATAAGATTTGTGAGCAAGTTGATGGAAAAGAAGTACGTCCACTAGATATCTCACTTACAAAGAGTGCCGTTGTGCTTTTTATAAATGCCATAGTAATGTTATTATGCATTTTAATTCCAGCTCAATGGTGCAAGAAACACAAACCATCAGCCCCTGCTCCAAAAGGATTTGTGGGCTTGATGCACATGTTTATTATGTCGGTATATGACGATGTGATAAAAGCAACGTTAGGAGAGAAGGCAGATAAGTATGCACCTTACCTTTTAACTTGTTTCTTCTTCATCTTTATATCAAATTTAATGGGTATCATTCCCTTCCCACCAGGAGGCGGAAATGTAACAGGCAACATCACCATTACCTTCTTTTTAGCTCTTTGTACCTTTATCGTTACCAATGTAACAGGTACAAAAGAATATTGGAAAGAAATATTTTGGCCCGATGTTCCAACGTGGTTAAAGGTGCCCGTACCCTTAATGCCATTCATAGAATTCTTCAGTATCTTAACAAAACCATTGGCATTGATGATCCGTTTGTTTGCCAATATGCTTGCAGGACACGCCATTGCGCTATCGTTAACATGCACCATATTTATTATGTTTGCCATTAACTCAGCAGCAGGTTCATTAATGACAGTAGCAAGTGTGGCTATGAGTGTATTTATGATGCTCCTCGAGTTACTTGTATGTTACATTCAGGCACTGGTGTTCACAATGTTAAGTGCTGTATTTATTTCGTTATCAAACATTCAACATGCAGAACATGAAGAATCAAAATAG
- a CDS encoding F0F1 ATP synthase subunit gamma has protein sequence MASLKEIKNRIASVNNTRKITSAMKMVASSKLHHAQQMIENMLPYDNMLEHILKSFLVSSPDVSSPFCQERTTVKRVALVVFSSNSSLCGGFNMNVIKKMQAVVDSYSHLSKENIVVYPIGRKAYDKAQKLNVTCAGEFSQLIDKGSAQDCQHLSQSIASKFIDGEFDKVELIYHHFESAGSQVLTQRTFLPIDLATEVNRKEERDLKSVLATAESQEYLKHHKVERSLDSKKEKVLYHDNFIVEPSVSTVLETLIPKQLNLMFYTALLDSVASEHAARMVAMQTATDNADELLRGLSLQYNKSRQQAITNELLDIVGGSINN, from the coding sequence ATGGCGTCACTGAAAGAAATTAAGAATAGAATAGCAAGCGTCAATAACACCCGTAAGATCACGAGTGCTATGAAAATGGTTGCATCTTCTAAGTTGCATCATGCTCAGCAAATGATAGAGAACATGTTGCCCTACGACAATATGTTAGAGCACATTCTAAAATCGTTTTTAGTTTCTTCTCCCGACGTGTCGAGCCCTTTCTGCCAAGAAAGAACAACAGTTAAAAGAGTAGCTTTAGTAGTATTCTCGTCTAACAGCTCTTTATGTGGGGGCTTCAATATGAATGTCATTAAGAAGATGCAAGCCGTTGTTGACAGCTATTCGCATCTTTCTAAAGAAAACATTGTAGTTTACCCCATAGGAAGAAAGGCATACGATAAAGCTCAAAAGCTAAATGTTACATGTGCGGGAGAATTCTCTCAGCTCATAGATAAAGGTAGTGCACAAGATTGCCAACACCTTTCTCAAAGCATCGCATCGAAGTTTATTGATGGAGAGTTTGATAAAGTAGAACTTATTTATCATCATTTCGAGAGCGCAGGATCTCAGGTTTTAACCCAAAGAACATTCCTTCCTATCGATTTAGCCACTGAGGTGAATAGAAAAGAGGAAAGAGATTTAAAATCGGTTCTTGCAACTGCAGAGAGTCAAGAATATCTAAAGCATCATAAGGTAGAGCGCAGCTTAGATTCAAAAAAAGAAAAAGTGCTTTATCACGACAATTTCATTGTTGAGCCAAGTGTGTCTACCGTGTTAGAAACTCTTATCCCTAAGCAGCTTAATTTGATGTTCTATACCGCTTTGCTAGATAGTGTTGCCAGCGAACATGCTGCCCGAATGGTGGCAATGCAAACTGCAACCGACAATGCAGATGAGTTGTTAAGAGGATTAAGTTTGCAGTATAACAAGAGTAGACAGCAAGCTATTACAAACGAATTGCTTGATATTGTTGGAGGATCTATTAATAATTAG
- the atpF gene encoding F0F1 ATP synthase subunit B: protein MSLITPDFGLFFWMTVVFIIVFTILKKKGFPVITAMVNERKAFIDASLQKAHEANEKLANIKKEGESILQEAREKQARILREAAETRDKIVEEAQLKAREEAHRIIEEARLQIANEKQNAIKDVKGQVASISVQIAEKILHNKLSDSDSQMDLIDSILKDVSVQK from the coding sequence ATGTCATTAATAACTCCGGATTTTGGTTTGTTCTTTTGGATGACCGTTGTTTTTATCATTGTCTTCACAATCCTTAAAAAGAAAGGGTTCCCTGTAATTACGGCAATGGTAAACGAGCGTAAGGCATTCATAGACGCAAGTTTGCAAAAGGCTCATGAGGCTAATGAGAAGCTTGCCAACATCAAGAAAGAAGGTGAATCCATCCTCCAGGAGGCAAGAGAGAAGCAGGCTCGTATTCTAAGAGAGGCTGCAGAAACTCGTGATAAGATTGTTGAAGAAGCACAATTAAAGGCAAGAGAAGAGGCTCATCGTATCATTGAGGAGGCTCGCTTGCAAATTGCTAATGAGAAACAGAACGCCATTAAGGACGTTAAAGGACAGGTGGCATCTATTTCTGTTCAGATTGCAGAGAAGATTCTTCACAATAAATTATCTGACTCTGATAGTCAGATGGATTTAATTGATTCTATACTGAAAGATGTTTCTGTTCAAAAATAA
- the atpE gene encoding ATP synthase F0 subunit C, which produces MLSLLLAADAVAKLGAAIGGSIAAIGAGIGIGKIGGNAMDAMARQPEKIGELRSAMIIAAALVEGVAFFAVIIALLALFV; this is translated from the coding sequence ATGTTATCATTATTATTAGCAGCAGATGCTGTTGCAAAATTGGGTGCCGCTATTGGCGGAAGTATAGCTGCAATTGGTGCAGGTATTGGTATTGGTAAGATTGGTGGTAATGCAATGGACGCAATGGCACGTCAACCTGAAAAGATAGGCGAGCTTCGTTCTGCAATGATTATTGCGGCAGCGCTAGTAGAAGGTGTAGCTTTCTTCGCCGTAATTATCGCCTTGCTTGCATTATTCGTATAA
- the atpC gene encoding ATP synthase F1 subunit epsilon, which produces MLNLKMVSPSGVLFDNSVESVMVPGTLGPFEILNNHAPIISSLEPGEVSFKTGDGKLETKRIAGGFVEVQKNEVRLCVEL; this is translated from the coding sequence ATGTTGAATTTAAAAATGGTTTCTCCTAGTGGAGTATTATTCGATAACTCTGTAGAGAGTGTCATGGTTCCAGGAACACTTGGCCCCTTTGAAATATTGAATAACCATGCTCCAATCATCTCATCTTTAGAGCCAGGGGAAGTCTCTTTTAAGACAGGAGACGGTAAACTAGAAACAAAAAGAATAGCAGGAGGCTTTGTTGAAGTACAAAAAAACGAAGTACGTCTCTGCGTAGAGTTGTAA
- a CDS encoding F0F1 ATP synthase subunit delta, whose product MDIGLISVRYALALLKGAQQANNETEVYNCMQSLFNAFLEVKPLREAMNNPTLSKGQKSQLLLTVFQNEVPAILKRFITLVLNESREELLQFMAASYITLYRKDKNIISGKLITATEVTPEMEQKMADMIKKKTNGTVEFQTKVDPEIIGGFILEYDTYRMDASVKSELNKLLLSLKG is encoded by the coding sequence ATGGATATAGGACTTATTTCTGTGCGTTATGCTTTGGCACTTTTAAAAGGAGCGCAACAGGCAAATAACGAAACAGAAGTATACAATTGTATGCAATCTTTGTTTAATGCTTTTCTCGAGGTGAAACCTTTAAGAGAAGCAATGAATAATCCTACGCTTTCTAAAGGGCAGAAGAGTCAATTGCTCTTAACGGTATTTCAAAATGAAGTTCCAGCCATTCTAAAGCGTTTCATAACTCTTGTACTCAATGAATCACGAGAAGAACTTCTCCAATTCATGGCCGCTTCTTATATCACATTATATCGTAAGGACAAGAACATCATAAGTGGTAAACTCATAACTGCGACAGAAGTAACTCCAGAAATGGAGCAAAAGATGGCAGATATGATTAAGAAGAAGACAAATGGAACTGTTGAATTTCAAACAAAGGTTGATCCTGAGATTATTGGTGGATTCATATTAGAATACGACACCTATCGAATGGACGCCAGTGTAAAGAGCGAACTCAACAAACTTTTACTTTCATTGAAAGGATAA
- a CDS encoding acyltransferase family protein, translating to MIFTFSFFTLYLSYCFKNTTFIPHEFTLNKVNILKAVLPFIIIIHHLSFEVPQTIISDFRFTGPYVVGLFFFMSGYGLEYQYNQHKVQIRRLPDRLKKIFIPFILPTIFYLVLVYHFYNKPFHYLATGGFIDAQLLLPYTWFITILVGIYICYYLTRNLFRNNNYFLLFLFIFFTLFALVIRNSHNSHLYTSNYAFIVGIAMKQNEKKCLEIASYKKIYAISFIVLGLISVSYIEQKPLFKGFGVIGVPFYVVAFITLFTRITALKKNKLIKFFSSISYEMYLFQGVTILIITKIGIENIYLLITSVLCLNILLSFIAYKITSSALSLWNKK from the coding sequence ATGATATTTACATTTTCTTTCTTTACTTTATATTTATCTTATTGCTTTAAAAATACAACATTCATACCCCATGAGTTTACTTTGAATAAAGTAAACATCTTAAAAGCAGTACTACCTTTTATCATTATTATTCATCATTTATCGTTTGAAGTGCCTCAAACTATAATCTCTGATTTCCGTTTTACTGGTCCTTATGTTGTTGGTTTATTCTTTTTTATGAGTGGTTATGGCTTAGAGTATCAATATAATCAGCATAAAGTGCAGATTAGAAGATTACCTGATCGACTTAAAAAGATATTTATTCCCTTTATTCTTCCAACTATTTTTTATCTCGTTTTAGTATATCATTTTTATAATAAACCATTTCATTATTTAGCTACTGGTGGTTTTATTGATGCTCAACTCTTACTTCCATACACTTGGTTTATAACAATTTTAGTGGGAATCTATATTTGTTATTATCTCACTCGCAACTTATTTAGGAATAATAATTATTTTTTATTATTTCTCTTTATTTTCTTTACCCTCTTTGCCCTTGTTATTCGTAACTCTCATAACAGCCATCTTTACACCAGTAATTATGCTTTTATAGTAGGAATAGCAATGAAACAGAATGAAAAGAAATGCTTAGAAATAGCTTCTTACAAAAAGATTTATGCGATCTCCTTTATTGTTTTAGGACTTATTTCTGTATCTTATATTGAGCAGAAACCTTTATTTAAAGGATTTGGAGTTATTGGAGTGCCTTTTTATGTTGTAGCGTTTATTACTTTATTTACACGAATAACGGCGTTAAAGAAAAATAAACTTATTAAGTTCTTTTCGTCTATTAGTTACGAAATGTATTTGTTTCAAGGTGTAACTATCTTGATAATTACAAAAATAGGGATAGAGAATATTTATTTATTGATTACAAGTGTGTTGTGTCTTAATATTCTATTATCATTTATTGCATATAAAATAACATCTTCAGCTCTTAGTTTATGGAACAAAAAATAG
- a CDS encoding glycosyltransferase family 4 protein — protein MEQKIAYVVNHLGQSGVNNVVSDLINQFVQHGNKCVLFYLKSTDKPMKYACETRQICDEVFQADIIHAHGLAPMLWVYRHKKQIKSCSNHKIKLLTTLHCYCWADFLDSYSPLKGMAMGVLYLFLARQFDSIVCLSKHMMHYYSTFLPKKKLHYAYNTRDIQPIALTASELETLQKFKQKSVLLGMNCVLLKRKGIDVMLQALALLPSRFKLFIVGEGKEYERFKKQSEHLEVANRVFFAGSKYQAHRYLPHYDIFVIPSRSEGFSLSLLEAMFYVKPIVCSRLPIITECFSDKEIITFEMPYHEQLAKAILHAEKHPDIGVNAQYKFESTFSPTEFYKTYQALYGEEDNERNK, from the coding sequence ATGGAACAAAAAATAGCCTATGTTGTGAATCATTTAGGGCAGTCGGGTGTGAATAACGTCGTTTCCGACCTTATAAACCAATTCGTTCAACATGGAAATAAGTGTGTTTTGTTTTATCTAAAGTCTACCGATAAACCCATGAAATATGCTTGCGAAACACGTCAGATATGTGATGAGGTGTTTCAAGCTGATATTATTCATGCTCATGGACTTGCGCCAATGCTATGGGTTTATCGACATAAGAAACAAATAAAAAGCTGTAGTAACCATAAAATAAAGCTTTTAACAACACTACATTGTTATTGTTGGGCAGATTTTTTAGATTCCTATTCTCCCTTGAAAGGTATGGCAATGGGCGTTCTCTATTTGTTTTTGGCACGCCAATTTGATAGCATTGTATGTTTAAGTAAGCACATGATGCATTATTATAGTACATTTCTTCCAAAGAAAAAGCTGCATTATGCTTATAATACACGCGATATTCAGCCTATAGCTCTTACAGCTTCAGAGTTAGAAACGTTGCAAAAATTTAAGCAAAAGTCTGTTCTTTTGGGTATGAATTGTGTGTTATTAAAGCGAAAGGGAATAGATGTTATGTTGCAAGCATTGGCTCTTTTGCCTTCTAGATTCAAACTTTTTATAGTAGGAGAAGGTAAAGAATATGAGCGTTTTAAGAAGCAATCAGAACATTTAGAAGTGGCGAATAGAGTGTTTTTTGCAGGTTCTAAATATCAAGCTCATCGTTATTTGCCACATTATGATATATTTGTAATACCAAGTAGATCAGAGGGATTCTCTTTATCTCTACTCGAAGCAATGTTCTATGTTAAGCCCATAGTGTGTTCTCGCTTACCTATTATCACAGAATGTTTCAGCGATAAAGAAATAATAACCTTTGAAATGCCATATCATGAGCAGTTAGCTAAGGCCATATTACACGCAGAAAAACATCCCGACATTGGTGTTAATGCTCAATATAAGTTTGAATCAACTTTCTCTCCAACAGAATTTTACAAAACTTATCAGGCTCTTTATGGGGAAGAAGATAATGAGAGAAATAAATAA